Part of the Woronichinia naegeliana WA131 genome, TTTTGAGAAAAGTCAAGAATATTGTTAGAAAATCCCGCCATCTAAGCTGGGAAACTCTGATAAGTAAGCTCAATCCCCTTTTAAGAGGCTGGTGGAATTTCTATAAGTTCTGTGGTAATCGCTCTTTGAGTGACTCGCGAGTGAGGAAAACCCTTCTCTATATTATCCGTAAATGGTTTTTAAGAAAACGGGGCAAAACTGTTAAGGATTTTGTTCAGTTCTACAAAACTGAGGGGCAAAAATTAGTATCTACTGGTAATTGTCCCACCGAAAAATGGATTAAGGTTCAGGGAGAAAAATCTTATTTTGACGGTGATTTGAACTATTGGACGAAAAGAGAGAAACCTTTCTATAACTCAATTTATTCAAAGAAGCTGACGAGCGCAAAAGTTCCAGTGTTGTCATTGTGGACTTAACCTAATCTCTGAAGTAGAATCTTTAGAACTACATCATGTTGATGGAAACCACAATAATTGGAAGTTATCGAATTTACAGATACTTCACCGCAGTTGTCATCAACAACAGACCATACACCAAGAGAGAATTAAACAGGGCAAAAGGGAAACTAACACTAAGTTGAGAAAACAAGGTTGCGGTCAAACTCATATCGAACCTGAATGTTCTAAATTGGATTTTCTGGCGTTGCTTAATCAGGGTATGAAATAGAATTTTGCATACATCTAGAAACCAGTGTGAGTCAATGTTTTAAAAATTGCATCTTTAGAGATTCATACCTCAAGTCAGCAACGCCGATTTTCTATGGTGACATTCCAAACGGAGACTACAGTAGGAGCCGTGTGATGGAGAAATCTGTCTCGCACGGATTCTGTGGAACGCTGGAGTGAGGTGACTTACTCCTTCGATTCCGATTTGACGATGGAATCAAGCCATCCCGTTACGAAGACAAAACTAAGTGCGCTCCTTAAACCAGAAAGCAGAAAATTCAGTACAAGCTCCTGATAAAGGAATATCCCAGGGATCCGCCGGAAGTTCTGAAAAATAACCAAAGTCAAAAATAATGCCAATCGTCGGAATCTTTGCCCAGATAGGTTGGGCCAATAAACGATCATAGTAACCACCGCCGTAACCCAGTCGATATCCTCGGCGATCGCAGGCCAGGGCTGGAACCAGAATTAAATCAACTGAGTGAGGGTCAATTAAAGGAGCATCAGCAGTAGGTTCGAGAATACCATAGGCTCCCTTTTGTAACGGCATTTGAGGTTGCCAAAGATGCCAAATCAGATCTTGATTAATACAGCGAGATAGACCCCATTGCTTATTCAGAGTAAATAGAGAATGCAGATCAGGTTCTTGGCGAATACTGCTATAACTCAAAACAGTTTGGGCTGATTGAAACAGAGGCATCTGGATTAACTGTTGACAAAGTTGTTGACTTTTTTCGCGCCATACTGACTTGGTTAATTGCTGGCGTTGTAGTAACAATTGACGACGTAAATTTTGTTTATTCATCTTTAAGGAGAATGCCACGCTTCACTTTTAACCCTTCCATTAAAAGATGAAAACGCTAAACTAGACCTATTGGGTTAGGCAATACATCATGGCTAGATATAAACAGTCTCGATCCCTTAGTTGGTTTTTAGGAACAGCGATCGCGGTCTTAGTGGCAGGAACTGGAGCGGCTTGGTGGGCTGTTTCTAGCCTTAAACCAAAACCCGAATCCACTACCGTTTTCCCAACTCCCTCCTCCGTTAATCAATCCTCTTCCCAAGCTGTCCCGAAATCTTCCCTAGGGCAACCAAGTCACGCCCAAGTCTATTGGCTCGTGGCTCAGGGAGACAAAACCGCCTTGATTGCAAGTCCTATCACCCTTGCCAAATCTCTCGACAAAAGCCAAAGTTTACAAACTGCCTTAGAACAATTACTTACCCAAACCCCACCGTCATCCCAAAGTAGTGCCATTCCCCCTGGCACTCAGTTATTAAGCGTCAAAAATGATGCCCAAGGAATTCACGTCAATCTCTCCCAAACCTTTACCCAGGGAGGGGGTAGCGAGTCCATGACAGGACGATTAGGGCAACTCATCTACACTGCCACCAGTTTAAATCCCCAGTCCCCCGTCTGGATTGAGGTAGAAGGTAAACCCTTAGAAACCCTCGGCGGTGAAGGACTAATGATTGATCAGCCCATGACTCGCCAACAGTTTGACGAAAACTTCCACGACTCAACCCATCCCTAAATTACCTCCCAGTTCTTCCAATCCTCCCCCTCTCCCAGTCTCCCAGTCCTCCCAGTCCCCCACTCACTCCTCCCCAGTCAATGCGATCGCCACGGGATTCAACTGGTAGTGTTCTGAATCTGTGGATAAGATAAGTCATAATGAATAGACTGACTACGTTCTAGAAATACGCTCCACTGGTCTAGAACATTACCTGAGCTTTGATCACATCTTTTGTTAAGATAGTTTTAGAAATATTCATCCGTTTAAATTTTGAATAAGGAGCTAACAAGGTGCTTTTCTTATTCAAGGTGCTTTTCTTATTAGATTTTCAAGTCGAATATAGCGCGACCATGTCCCAACAGGACTTATTTCAGATTTGGACAGAGGAAGCGGATGCGGCTCTTAATGCTAAACAAGCTGGTGTGGTGGTCGATCTCTGGAAATGTTTCGGGGAACGGCGGGTGATTGCCATTGTTCAGATTGACTCCGTTGATACCCTGGATCAAATTTTATTTACCCTACCCATTATGCAAAAAATGGGGCAACACGTACAGATAAAAGTGACTGCCTTACGACGCTATGAAGATTTCACGGCGGATCTTAAAACCTGGATAGAAAAATAAGATCTAAACCTCATCTAACTTGAAACCCATAGTTTTTTGATTTCCCAAGACAATCCCCCTTGTATCTTAAAGGAAGAGTGGTAGACCGATTCCCCCTTGGTTATAAAAGCCGAGATTTAGTCTAGGTCGCCACTCATCAATCCTTCAAAAACTCGAAAAATCGAGAGGGTCTCGAACCCGTAGTGAACAAGGTCGAGTAATGAAGATAAAAACTCAAAGTAAAGGGGTAAAAGCATGGAAACTCAAGTAGCAAGCCAATGGGTTGGTATAGACGTCAGCAAAGCCAAGTTGGACATAGCTTTACGTCCAGCGAATAAGGTTTTGCAAGTAACCAATCAAGAGTCAGGCTGGCAGGAATTAAGCGAACAACTCAAAAAATACAAAATTGAGTTAATCATCATCGAATCAACAGGAGGAATGGAAAGAGGAGTGGCTCACAAGCTGCAAAAAGAGGAATTCAAGGTAGCAGTGATTAATCCCAAAAGAGCCAGAGATTTTGCCAAGGCATCAGGTCGTCTAGCGAAAACGGACAAAATAGATGCCGAGGTATTAGCCCATTTTGGAGAAGCCTTGCAACCAAGCCCAAAACCGTTAGCATCAGAATCTCAAGTAGCTTTATCCGATTTGGTCAATCGTCGTAGTCAGTTAGTGGAAATGCTAAACAGTGAACAAAAACGAGCGCACAGTGTTCGTAGTAGCACGGCGAAAGCTGACATTGAGACTAATATTCAATGGCTCAAACAAAGGATAAAAGGAATGGATGAGCAGATAGACCAACTGCGGCAAGACAACGAAGAGAGTAAAAAGCAGTATGAGCTATTAACCAGTGTACCTGGAGTGGGCAGAGTAACGGCCGTGACCTTGCTATCAATGTTGCCAGAATTAGGAGAGCTACCATTGAAGAAACTGTCGAGTCTAGTGGGAATTGCTCCCATGAACTGTGACAGTGGGCAAATGCGAGGAAAACGACGTATTATCGGTGGACGAGCAAGGGTGCGTGCCGTGCTGTATATGTCAGCCCTAGTGGCAATACAACACAATCCGGTAATTAAGGCGTTTTATCAAAAATTGCTCCAGGCAGGTAAGGCCAAAAAAGTAGCTTTAATTGCCCAGGGCGAACGCATCTAAAAATGATACAGATACAAGAACATTATAGAGGGATGGATAAGGGAAAATAAGGGAAAGTGCATAGAAAACAAAAGCGATGAAACTCCGACCCAAATATAGACTGGTAGAACACTTTGCCGAAATAGATGACCCTCGCATCGAACGAACAAAACGGCATAAACTCATTGATATTCTAACGATTGCCATCTTAGCCGTCATTTGTGGAGCAGAAGGTTGGGTAGCCATGGAAAGTTTCGGCAAGGCTAAACATCAATGGCTAAAAAAAATTTTGGAATTGCCGAATGGCATCCCCTCCGACGATACGTTTGCGCGTGTATTTGCTAGTCTGAATCCAGAGCAATTTCAAGACTGTTTTCTGCATTGGGTCAAAAGTATAGCGGAGGTAAGTGAAGGAGAAGTGATAGCGATTGACGGCAAAACCCTTCGCCACTCCTATGACAATGCCAACGGAAAGGGCGCAATTCAGATGGTAAGTGCATGGGCAACAGCAAATCGTCTAGTACTAGGACAGTGCAAGGTGGAAAGCAAATCGAATGAAATCACGGCGATTCCTAAACTCCTGAAAATGCTAGAGGTCAAAGGTTGTATCGTAACGATTGATGCCATGGGAACTCAGACAAAGATTGCCCAACAGATAGTAGGGCGAGGGGGAGATTATGTTTTGGCATTGAAAGGCAATCAAGGTAATTTATGTGAGGATGTTGAACAATTATTTGCTCATGCTCAATCGGTTAATTTTGTGGGAATTAAGCATGATTTTCATCAAACAATAGACAAGGGACATGGACGGATTGAAATTCGCCGTTGCTGGACGATGGAACAAACAGAATTTTTGCTGGGTGCGGAGAAATGGGCAAAGTTGACGAGCATCTGTATGATTAAAGCGGAGAGACGATTGAAAGACAAAACAGAGTATGAGACTCGCTACTATATCAGTAGCCTGCCGAGTAATGCTCAAAAATTATCCCAATCTGTTCGTAGTCATTGGTTGATAGAAAACTCTTTACATTGGGTTCTAGACTTGGCCTTCAACGAGGATGCTTGTCGCATTCGTAAGGATTTTGCTCCTGAGAATTTAGCCGTCTTACGCCATATCGCTCTTAACTTGCTCACAAAGGAAAATACTCTGAAACTTGGTATCAAGAATAAACGGCTACGCGCTGGTTGGAACGAGGACTATCTCCTTAAGGTTTTACTCGGATAAGATGCGTTTGCCCTGTTTAATTGCCTGCGCTCATAAGCTATTGGGATTTCTTCATGCTATAGTCAAGAGTCAAAAACCTTGGCGATGTCCTGAAAATATAGAGACAAAGGAGGAAAAACTGCAAGCGTGCTAATTCTCTGATATTGGTTGAAAGAGTTAACATAACTCATTCTCTGACGAGTTGTATGAGGATGAGTTGTTTGTTTTGACTAATTTTATTTGATAGCGATCCTATCAAGGCCTTGACAAACAAGATAATCGCTAAATCTCCCAATTCTGGGGGACTTTGAACCGAGAAAGATACCGATTTCCCCCCAAGTTTGGGGGGCAGGGGGCAAAACAAGGTTAACGGGTAGATGTGTGTACACGGCAGCCTTAAAAAGGGGAACCTGTTCCCAGGATATCTCTAAAAAAACTACAGTTACCAAAATGGATGGAGTTTATTATTTTTTGTAACCTTAAGTCTAACAAAAATGAGTCAATTTTAGGAGTTTCCCCATTCTAAAAATTATACAGTTTTAACTTGTGACAGAAATTTCTCCCACTCCTAGCCTACGAGATCTCGAAAATTTACTCCAACAAATTTGGGGTTATTCGTCCTTTCGTTTTCCCCAGGCAGAAGTGATTCAATCTCTTTTAAACGCTCAGGATGCGGTTGTTGTGATGCCAACGGGCGGCGGAAAGTCGATTTGTTTCCAATTACCCGCCGTTCTTCAAGAGGGATTAACCATTGTCGTTTCTCCTCTTATTGCCCTCATGGAAAATCAAGTGCAGGAATTACGCGATCGCCGTTTATCGGCCGCTTGTTTACACAATGAATTATCTCGTTATCACCGCCGCCAAGTGCTGCAATCCTTAGCACAGGGTCAACTAAGCTTATTGTATGTCGCGCCTGAAACCCTACTTAGTCCTAACCTTTGGACGATTCTCTGTCAGCCCCAGATCAAGATTCGGGGTTTGATGTTGGACGAAGCCCATTGCCTAGTACAGTGGGGAGATAGCTTTCGGCCAGTTTATCGTCGTTTGGGGAGTTTTCGTCAGGCTCTCCTCCGGCAAAATCCCCAGGCGAAACCCTTTGGCATTGCCGCTTTTACGGCTACGGCAACCCCCGAAACGCAACAGGATATCGCCACTAGTTTACAGTTAAAAAAACCTCGTATTTTTGCCCTCAGTCCCTACCGTTCCCATTTACGATTGATGGTAAAAATTGCCTGGAGTAATCGTTGTCGGCGAGATTTGATGCTCAATTTTATTAATCTTCATCCTGGCCAGAGTGGCTTAATTTATGTGCGATCGCGGCGGGAAAGTGAACTTTTGAGCCAAGCATTACGCTTATTAAAATATGAAACAATTGCCTATCATGGTGGCTTAGGATCTCAACAAAGACGGGAAATTGAACAACAATGGTTAAGGGGAGAATTGCCCTTTGTGGTTTGTACAAATGCCTTTGGGCTAGGGATTAATAAACCCGATATTCGTTGGATTTTGCACTATCATCCTCCCGCTTTATTATCGGAATATCTTCAGGAAATTGGTCGAGGGGGACGGGATCAATTACCGGCAAATTGTTTGACCCTGATTAGTGAACCAACGGGCTGGCTTGATCCCAGCGATCGCCAACGTCAAGGCTTTTTTCAACAGCAATTAGAGCAACAATACCGTCAAGCCACTGCGATCGCTCGTCAAATTCCTCGCCAAGGAGAAATCCAAGCAATTAAGGCCACCTTTCCCGATCTAGAATTATCCCTTTCTCTGCTTCACTGTCTAGGACAACTGGAATGGTTAGATCCCTTTCATTATCGTTTGCTCAATGACCGTCACTCACCTCATTTTTCCCCTATCAATGCCATAGCAGTCCAATCTGTTCAACCTTACCTAAGAACTCGCCGATGTCGTTGGCAATTTTTGCTTCAGGCCTTTGGTTGGTTATCGGAGGCAAAAAATTTGGCCTGTGGTCAATGTGATAATTGTCGTCGCTTTAAGTTCAAACTTTAAATTAAGACTTCGCATCACCCGGAGGTTCTTCTGGCTTTGCGGTAGAAGATGTATAATATAATAAGATACAGTATATGAGGATGGCATCAATGTTATTTTTTCTGGAAAATCTCCTGAATTTGCCAAAGGTAAGCATAAGAAATGTTATTCAAGAACAGCAATTCTAAATTTGCGCTGTAGCAAGGGTTTCAGGTT contains:
- a CDS encoding ATP-dependent DNA helicase gives rise to the protein MTEISPTPSLRDLENLLQQIWGYSSFRFPQAEVIQSLLNAQDAVVVMPTGGGKSICFQLPAVLQEGLTIVVSPLIALMENQVQELRDRRLSAACLHNELSRYHRRQVLQSLAQGQLSLLYVAPETLLSPNLWTILCQPQIKIRGLMLDEAHCLVQWGDSFRPVYRRLGSFRQALLRQNPQAKPFGIAAFTATATPETQQDIATSLQLKKPRIFALSPYRSHLRLMVKIAWSNRCRRDLMLNFINLHPGQSGLIYVRSRRESELLSQALRLLKYETIAYHGGLGSQQRREIEQQWLRGELPFVVCTNAFGLGINKPDIRWILHYHPPALLSEYLQEIGRGGRDQLPANCLTLISEPTGWLDPSDRQRQGFFQQQLEQQYRQATAIARQIPRQGEIQAIKATFPDLELSLSLLHCLGQLEWLDPFHYRLLNDRHSPHFSPINAIAVQSVQPYLRTRRCRWQFLLQAFGWLSEAKNLACGQCDNCRRFKFKL
- a CDS encoding 5-formyltetrahydrofolate cyclo-ligase; protein product: MNKQNLRRQLLLQRQQLTKSVWREKSQQLCQQLIQMPLFQSAQTVLSYSSIRQEPDLHSLFTLNKQWGLSRCINQDLIWHLWQPQMPLQKGAYGILEPTADAPLIDPHSVDLILVPALACDRRGYRLGYGGGYYDRLLAQPIWAKIPTIGIIFDFGYFSELPADPWDIPLSGACTEFSAFWFKERT
- a CDS encoding IS110 family transposase produces the protein METQVASQWVGIDVSKAKLDIALRPANKVLQVTNQESGWQELSEQLKKYKIELIIIESTGGMERGVAHKLQKEEFKVAVINPKRARDFAKASGRLAKTDKIDAEVLAHFGEALQPSPKPLASESQVALSDLVNRRSQLVEMLNSEQKRAHSVRSSTAKADIETNIQWLKQRIKGMDEQIDQLRQDNEESKKQYELLTSVPGVGRVTAVTLLSMLPELGELPLKKLSSLVGIAPMNCDSGQMRGKRRIIGGRARVRAVLYMSALVAIQHNPVIKAFYQKLLQAGKAKKVALIAQGERI
- a CDS encoding GerMN domain-containing protein — encoded protein: MARYKQSRSLSWFLGTAIAVLVAGTGAAWWAVSSLKPKPESTTVFPTPSSVNQSSSQAVPKSSLGQPSHAQVYWLVAQGDKTALIASPITLAKSLDKSQSLQTALEQLLTQTPPSSQSSAIPPGTQLLSVKNDAQGIHVNLSQTFTQGGGSESMTGRLGQLIYTATSLNPQSPVWIEVEGKPLETLGGEGLMIDQPMTRQQFDENFHDSTHP
- a CDS encoding muconolactone Delta-isomerase family protein, producing the protein MSQQDLFQIWTEEADAALNAKQAGVVVDLWKCFGERRVIAIVQIDSVDTLDQILFTLPIMQKMGQHVQIKVTALRRYEDFTADLKTWIEK
- a CDS encoding ISAs1 family transposase, which encodes MKLRPKYRLVEHFAEIDDPRIERTKRHKLIDILTIAILAVICGAEGWVAMESFGKAKHQWLKKILELPNGIPSDDTFARVFASLNPEQFQDCFLHWVKSIAEVSEGEVIAIDGKTLRHSYDNANGKGAIQMVSAWATANRLVLGQCKVESKSNEITAIPKLLKMLEVKGCIVTIDAMGTQTKIAQQIVGRGGDYVLALKGNQGNLCEDVEQLFAHAQSVNFVGIKHDFHQTIDKGHGRIEIRRCWTMEQTEFLLGAEKWAKLTSICMIKAERRLKDKTEYETRYYISSLPSNAQKLSQSVRSHWLIENSLHWVLDLAFNEDACRIRKDFAPENLAVLRHIALNLLTKENTLKLGIKNKRLRAGWNEDYLLKVLLG